The Phycisphaeraceae bacterium genome contains the following window.
AGACTGGTCCAGTTCGCGTACATGCTTGCACAACTCGGGAAACACCTTCATTGCCCCAGCGTCGCCACGGAATCGTACCGTCGCCGAACGCCCTGCAGCATCGTTACTGCGCTTAACCTCGATCACGTCGATAGTCCCGCGCCCGCCGGTAGCTGCCAGAAACTGGTTCAGTGCAGTAAACAACCCCGCGATGGTGTCAGGATGCCGGGTCTTGAACTGAATCTCCCACTCGGTCGTGACCGAAGGATTGCCCGCGCCGCCGATCGGGTGCCCTTTCTCCTGGGTCTGACTTTGAATCCGCTCGAGCTTGACCTGCTCTGCACGCAGCATCCCCTCTGCCTCCAGACGTGCCAGCCGTGCATGCTCCAGACTCAACTCCGCGTCGAAGATTTCCTGATCAGTCGCAAAGCCCTGCTCCTGGACATCCTGCACCATCATCATGCGCCTGGTCGCAGCGTTCTCATTGATCTCAGCGCGCCGCACCTGAATCTCCGCAGCCCGAAGAGCCTGTTCCGTACTCGCCCGCTGTTTCATCAGCGTCTCTTGCGAGTGCCTGGCTCCGACCAGGTCTGTTCGAATGGCATCGAGCACCAGTCGGGTGACCACTTCGTGCTGGGGAGTCCCTCGCACAATCAAGACCCCGCTCGCCTCGTGGTGCATGATCTCTGCTTTGGGCTCGCTTCCTTCGGCTTCGAGCGCCACCCGCAAGGCATCGAGAATCGTCGGATACGTCACAGTCCCGCTTTCGACAAGTTCACGCACCGGATACACCCGAAGCAACGCGCGTTGATCCTGCCCATTCCTCGCTGCGGCCATCTCGACCGCACGCATCTGTGCCTGGGCCGGCGTCGATGTAGGCTGAAGCCTTTCTTCGATCACAATGATCGGTTCGCCGCCCGAGTGCACCACATGCAGTGAGAAAACCAAGTCCGAACAAATCGCCTCGAATGCGGCCTCCACCGTGACACGACGCAGCGTCACCGACGGCAACTCGACCTGCCCGGCGTTTCCACGGAGGACCACATTCACCGCAACCGGGTCCGCAGACTTTTGAATTACACGCACGAACTCGGCGAGCGTGCCCCCGCCAAACGTCACATTCACCAAGCCGTCCCATTCGACCTCGGCGGCTTGCGCTGTCGAACCCTGCTGCGAGAGCGCCGTTCCGACCGGACTAAGAGCCAACGTCCCCAGAACACACCCGAGCACCAAACGACTCTTCCGCATGTGAAAGCCTCCTTGTTTCAGAAGAAACGCCACCGAAACACAATCGAGGCGCGCCAATCACAATCTTTTTTCATGCTCATCCTTCGGCCAACGCACAAACACCGTACTCTCGCCAATGTTTGGGGCCCGAAATGGTTCCAAAGCACGCTACATTGATCACCTGCACCGCCTTATGCGTTTGCAGAAAAGGAGATCCAGGGGACGACCACTCAATCCATGGTTCTCGCCATGCTCATCACGAATCGTTCCTTTGAAAACTGGGCTGCCGATCGACCGAAGTATTCGGATTCTTCTCTCATCATGCTTTCGCCACCGTTCCCGATCCCCATCTATATTTCATTTATGCTCAAAACACTTATCACCGTTGCTCTCGCTGCGACCGTCGCCACAGCCCAGCCTCAGGCTCCGATCGCCACACGCTGGACACCGGATTTCGCGCTTCCTCTGGCCGAACATCCGCGTCCAAGTCTCGTTCGCGACCGATGGGTGCCGCTCAATGGTCAGTGGGACTACGCCATCACTCCGGCTTCCGAATCAGCGCAGCCATCCCAATGGCAAGGCAAGATCAACGTGCCATTTCCGCTGGAGAGCACGCTCAGTGGCGTTACGCGCTCGCTCGCGCCCGACGAAGCCCTCTGGTATCGCCGCGAACTCATCGCCACATCAATCCCACAGGGTGCTCGTTTCCTGCTCCATTTTGGAGCCGTCGATCACTCGGCCACCGTCTGGATCAACTCAACGCTCATCGGCACCCACGAGGGCGGCTACACCCCGTTCACGTTTGACATCACCGACGCGCTCTCTGGCCAAGGCGTCCATGAAATCATCGTTCGCGTCACCGATCCGACCGACACGAGCCATCAGGCACGCGGCAAGCAGGTGCTCAATCCCCACGGCATCTGGTACACCGCAGTCAGCGGCATCTGGCAGACCGTCTGGCTCGAAGCTGTTCCTGAAACCCGCATAGAGCGACTCGATATGGTCACTCACAGCGAAGATGGAACGGTCAAGATCCATCCTGTCATCGCCGGCCTCGATGGTGATTTCGTCATCGAAGCGCGCGTCCGACGTTCGGGCCGTGGCGTGGCCTCAGGCATAACCGTCTCGACCCGCCCCATCACGCTCTACCTCGGCGTCCCAGACGAGTGGTCCCCCGATTCCCCAGCCTTGTACGAAGTCGAAGTCGCACTGCGCCATGCCCCAGCCGGCGAGATCATCGACCGCGTCCAGAGCTACTTCGCCTTCCGCACGGTCGAGGTCAAACCAGACGCCGAAGGCATCGAACGCATTCACCTCAATGGCCAGCCACTATTCATGCTCGGACTTCTCGACCAGGGTTGGTGGCCCGACGGCCTCTACACCGCACCCACCGACGAAGCACTCAAGTTCGACGTGCAGATGACCAGGGCCCTCGGGTTCAACATGCTCCGCAAGCATGTCAAGGTCGAGCCCGCACGCTTCTATTTCTGGTGCGACCAGCTCGGCGTCCTCGTCTGGCAGGACATGCCCAGTGGCGACAAGTACATCGGTCCGAGTGACCCCGATATCGAGCGTACGCCAGAATCTGAGACAGCATTCCGCACCGAGTGGCAATCCATCATCGACCATCTCGCCCACCATCCTTCGATCGTCGCGTGGATTCCATTCAACGAAGGCTGGGGGCAGTTCAAGACCAATGAAATCATCAACTGGACCAAGTCTCTTGACCCTACACGTCTCGTCGGCGGACCCAGCGGCTGGACCGATCGCGGCACCGGCGACTTCTTCGATGTTCACGTATACCCAGGCCCCGGCATGGCGCCGCTCTCCACCGGCCGCGCAAGTGTGCTCGGCGAGTTCGGAGGCCTCGGACTGCCCGTCGAAGGTCACCTCTGGCAGCAGAAAGACAACTGGGGATACCGCACATACTCCACGCGCGATGAACTCAAGACTCAGTACGAAGCTCTCATCCAAGCCATGCGTCCGCTCATCGGCCAAGGTCTCGCTGCAGCGGTCTATACGCAGACCACCGACGTCGAAGGCGAAGTCAATGGCCTGATGACCTACGACCGTCGCGTCATCAAGATCGAACCTGAAGACATGCGTCGCATCAACGCGCTCGCCTTCGCCCCGCCGCCGATCGTGACCACCATTCTTCCCACAAGCGAGAAGAACCCGCAGCCCTGGCGAACCGCCTCACGCGATCCCGGACAAGGCTGGTACGCCATCGAATTCCGCGATCACTCGTGGAGCGAGGACATCGGTGGCTTCGGCACTCACATCACCCCAGGAGCGCGCATAGGCACCGAATGGAAGTTCGCCGACATCTGGCTTCGTCGCACATTCACGCTCCCCGCAGGCGATCCAGCTCCCAACCTCTATGTGCGCATGCACCACGACGAAGACGCCACCGTCTACCTCAATGGCAAACTCCTGCTCAAGGTCGAAGGCTACACCACCAGTTACCGAGACTTCGGGCCTGTGGATGCTTCGCTGCTTCGCTATGGTACCAACAACGTCATCGCCGTTCACTGTCGCCAGACCCGAGGCGGGCAATTCATAGACGTTGGCCTCGTCTCAATCACTGAACCGGAGTAATGATCGCACGCGATACCCCGGATCAACATCCGGCCTCAAGGCGCTCGCTCTGCGGCTCGTCTCGACCATTCCTGTGACTCGGCGTCCTTGCCGATATACGCAAACAACTCCGCTGCTCGCTGCGCAAGCACAGCATTGCGGTCGCCAATTGTTGCTGCTCGTGCCATGGCTTGGCTCGCTTCGTCGAGCCGCCCAGCCGTCGCAAAGATGATCGCCTCCATCGTCATCAGGTACGAATCATCAGGCTTCATCTCGACAGCACTCCGGACGTGATCGAGCGCTTCCTGCACAAGCTCAGGCCGCCCGCTCGCCATCGCGATCGAAAGGAATCCGCCAGCCATCTGCATCGTCTCGTATGGGCTGTGGCGTACCCGCCGCAGCGCTTCTCTCGCGTAGCCAAGTGCCCGTTCGGGCTCCTGTTGCCACAGCCCGTGAGCGCCGTTCATAAGCACACTAGCCGTCGCGGTCCGGTGCTCAAGTGCTGCTTCCAGCGATTCACGCGCAGCCCCTTCCTGCTGCATCTGAAACTCCAGCGTCGCACGCCGGAGCAAAAGAGCCGCATCGCGCACCCGCGTGTTCCGGAGTGTTTCCAGATTCTCCGCCTGCGAAACACCCAGCGCCATCCCCAGCTCCATCCGATCCAGAATCAACGACGCATCCTTGTGCTTCCCTGCATGCTCGTCCGCGCGATCAAGAGCGTCTCGCGCTTCTTCACCTTGCCCGACTATCGCATGAAACCGCGCGCGTTCAAGCCAGTAACGCGGACTTTCTTTCACGTTCGTCGGCGCCGTTTCCCACACCTCCAGCGCAGACTCAATTCCCGCAACCGAAGCCGCACGTTGTGCAATCTCCCGCCGCACAACATGAAGCGACGGGTGCCGCGTGAGCGCATCATCCAGCAGGTTCATGACTTCATCATCCGTCGCGCCGCGCGCAAGCATCACTCCGACCACCTCGAACACAAGCCCATCAGTAGGTCTGCCCTTCTCGATCACCAGCCTCAACGTTGCCTCCGCAGTCGCACGCTCCCCCGCGACCAACTCCAGAAACGCCCGTTGCACCAGGTCATCAGGCGTCAGCGCCCAACCAAACCCCCCCGCATGCCTCGCGTCCGCCTTCGCCCACGACCGGAGCCCTCGCTGCGCTCTCGCTACATCACTCGCCGCCGGCTGAAACTCCACCTGCAAGAGTGCTCCCGATGGAACCAGAATCGATGCGTGCATCATCTCCGCATGCCACCGGTGCCCCCGCACAATCCCACTCCAAGTCCCAGCGCCCAACAGCGCCACAAGCATTGCCGTAAAAACCCACCCCCCAGGCCGCACCTTGCCCTTGATTTTCAACTGCACCTGCTGAATCCGCACGTTTGGCTCGCGCAGCATCTTTAGCCCCATTAACACCGCAAACGCGCCAATCCCCGCGATTCCCACCGCCATCAGCATCGGCACAAGCCCCATCATCCCGCGGAAGGCCCAGAACAACATCACAAACGAAACAATCACTACGATCTCTTCGGCCCACGACGCATCGAGCATGCGGCCACGCCGCTCGCGCACCATCTCCCACCGCTCCGCAGCCTCCGCATCGCGAGGCTTGGCAAACTTCGCCGGACGCCCAAACCCCACATACAGCGCGTCATTCGGACACACGCTCACGCAATCCAGACACTTCATGCACCCGGGGTCGATCACCATGCCATAGTCGCGCACTTCCTCGTGCACCCGCACGTTCGAAGAACACGCCGCGGTGCAGTGCCCGCACCCTTCGCACGCGTCCGTCACTCGAATCCGCATCGGGCTCCACTGTTCCACGGGCGCAAAGAACCCACCATACGGGCACCCATATGTGCAGAAACCCTTCGCCCCGAGAAAGTACACACTGGCAAATCCAACCACGAGCAGGAACGGAATCGCCACAGGCCACGCTGCAAACGTCGCCCAGAAATCCTCCACAATGAACTCAGTCTCGAACCCACCAAACGGCGCCACCGGCTTGAGCCACACCGGGGCCGCCACATCCATCCAGTCCAGCATCGGAAACAGGACCCACCGCTTGAAGTTCGGCCAAACAAACATGTACAGCGCAAGTCCCAGCGGCACGAAGATCAGCAACCTCGAACGGAACGGCTTGGGACGAACACCCACCTTCAGCATCAACCACCGACACGCATCCTGAAGCGCGATAATGTGGCAACCCCACCCACACACAAAACGTCCAAACACCAACGTCGAAAGTATCGCCAGCGAAAAAAACACAAACCCGGCGTTGATCGCACCTCGTTCCAGCGTGTGCATCGATTCTGAAGGTTCAATCGGGCTCAGCGTGCTTCCTGTGACAACCCACTGCACGATGTGTCCGATCATCACGACATGCACCGCCGCCAGCACCCAGAACCGACGCCACCCCATCGTCGATGCCTTGACAGCCTTGCGCTCGCCCGTAGGCTCTTTGCACACACGCAGCGACACCGAACCATCCGCCCGCCGCGTTGCTACCTTGCCGCCCTTTTTCTTCATACAGTGACGATAGCAAGCCTGCTGCCAACATCCCCGAGCCCAATCGGCATCCAACACTCTCCCGCCCGCGAACGAAGTCCTATCTTCACTGTGGGAGATTCCCCCATGCGCTCGCTCATCTGGTTCCGCAGCGACCTGCGCTGCAACGACAACACCGCCCTGGACGAAGCCGCACGTCGCTCCACCCGTGGCGTCGTCGCCGCCTTCGCCGTCACCCCGCGCCAATGGCTGGATCTGCACCATTGGTCCGCTTCCAAACTCAGCCTCGTCCTTCGCAGCGTCAGCGATCTGTCGGAGCAACTCGCAACCCGCAACATCGCCCTGCGCATTATCACTCAACCCGATTTCGCCGCGCTCCCGAAGGCACTCCTCGATCTGGCCCGATCAACCGAGTGCGACGCCCTGTTCTTCAATCGCGAGTATGAATGGAACGAGCGACAGCGCGATGCTCTGGTTTCGAAAGCGTTTCTCGACGCAGGTCTCGCAGCCCACTCCTTCACCGATCGCACGCTCTTCGAGCCGGGCCAGATCCGCACCAAGTCCGGCACACACTACACCGTCTACTCGCCGTTCAAGCGAGCCGCGCATACCTTGCTCGCCGAGGGCTTGCCAACACTCCGCAGCACACCCAAAAAACGCGCTGAAATGGTTTCAACTCCTGATCCCGTGCCAAACCCGCACGATCTGGCCGCCGCCCAACCTCACGACGCGCTCTGGCCCGAGGGCGAAGCCCACGTCCGCGCGCGGCTCGACCGATTCGCACAAGACGCTCTGTCTCACTATCACGCCAGACGCGACCTGCTTGCCGAACCCGGCACCAGCACCTTGTCGCCGTATCTCGCCATCGGTGCAATTTCAATCCGACGTTGTGCAGCCGTTGCGCTTGACATGATTGGACCCGACATCGACAAAGGCCCACCAGGCCCGACAACATGGCTGAGCGAACTCCTCTGGCGCGAGTTCTACACCCACGTCCTTTTTAACTTCCCTCGAGTCAGCAAAGGCCTCCCATTCCGACTCGACACACAGCACATCAACTGGGATCACAACCCCGATCACCTCGCCGCATGGAAGGCAGGCCGCACCGGCTACCCAATCGTCGATGCTGCCATGCGCCAACTCCTCGCCACAGGATGGATGCACAACCGGGCACGCATGATCGCCGCTATGTTCCTCACCAAAGACCTCGGCCTCGATTGGCGCCTCGGCGAACAACACTTCATGCAGCACCTCGTCGATGGCGATCTGGCCAACAACAACGGTGGATGGCAGTGGTCCGCCTCCACCGGCACCGACGCCCAGCCATACTTCCGCATCTTCAACCCAATCACTCAGAGCCAGCGCTTCGACCCCCAAGGCCACTACATCCGCCGATACGTCCACGAAATCGCGCACCTCGACGATCACGCCATCCACGATCCATCAAGCCTCGGCCTCGCCGCAGCCGCTCTCGACTACCCGCCGCCGATCGTCGACCACGCAGCCGCCCGCGCTCGCACACTCGCCCGCTTCACCGTCTCATGACTCCCGCCCTCACCTCGCGCACTCGCACATCAACGCCCATAACTCTTTCACATGCTCCAGCCGTGTCGCAGTGCCTCCGATCGCGACGCGCATCACGAACCTTTCCCGCCCAGACTCGTCGGGCAGCATCGTGTGCGAAACAAACGCTCTGCCCGACGAGTTGATCGCCTCCATCACGCGGCGCGTCGCATCATCGCCCTCCGCGCAGCACAGACACACCAGACTCGTCACCCGAGGCGACGCCATCTCAAAATACTCACTCGCGTGCACCTGCTGCTCCAGCCACGCCGCCGCTGCGATGTGCGCCCGCACATGCGCCCGCAGCCCCTCGCGACCATAGTGCCGCAGCACAAACATCAGTTTGAGCGCTCGAAACCGGCGCCCGAGCGGAATCTGCCAGTCGCGATAATCCACTACCGCGCCCGCTTCGGTCGCACTGTTCCTCAGATACTCCGGCAGCACCGACAGCGCTCTCACCAGCGACGCCCGATCCCGCGTCCAGAAGCAATCGCAGTCAAAGTTCGTCAGCAGCCACTTGTGCGGATTGAAACACACCGAATCCGCCCGTTCCACTCCCTCAATCATCCACCGATGCTCCTCGCACACCAGCGCCGCACCAGTAAACGCAGCATCAGCATGCAGCCACACCTCCTCGGGCACCACGCGCCTAATCTCCACGAGCGAATCGACCGACTCTGAACTCGTCATCCCGATCGTCGCGCACACCCAGCCCGGCACCAGCCCGGCCGCCACATCTGCCCGAATCGCCCGCCCGAGCGCATCAGCGTCCATCCGGTGCACATCATCGCACTCGATCAGCCTCACCCGCCTGCGATCCTCAGGCCCATCGGCAAGCCCTGCAATCATCGCCGCCTTGACGATCGAACTGTGCGCATGCCTCGACGCATACACCGTCATCGCATGGACATCGCTTCCTCTTTCGCGCAGTCGCCCCCTCGCAGCCAGCAGCGACACCAACGTCGATTCCGATGCTGTTCCCGCGATGCACCCGCCACCCTGCCCGTTCGCGCCCGGGTTCTCAAAAGTAAACTCTCCTGGCAGCCCGATCAGGTCGGCCATCCAGTCCGTGCATCTCATCTCCACTTCCGTAGCGGCCGGGCTTGTCGCCCAGAGCATGCCGTTGACATTCAGCCCCGCCGCCAAAATTTCCCCGAGTATTCCCGGGAAGGACGCATTGCACGGAAAGTACCCGAAGAACCTCGGGCTTTGCCAGTGCAAGAGGTTGCTGGTCACAGTTCCATCAACAAAAGCCAGCATCTCCTTCCAAGTGTCTCCCGTACCCGCTTCCTCTGCCAATCGTTGAGGCATGGCTGCGAGCACCGTCCCCGGCGGGCCAAACGATTGCACCGCACGCCCCTCCAGCCCGGCGTGATAGTCTGCGATCCAGTCAATCAGAAAATGGCCTAGTCGACGAAACTCATCGGGGCTCATATGTGGCGGAATGCTCATTCCCCAAGCGTAGCCGACACCGCTCACCCCACAATGAGCCACCAGGGCGAGGCTTCCGTTCGCACAATCAAGCAGATCGCAAAATTGTCATTGTGGACTCTTGCTTTTGGTGCGCGGTTTCGGGTATAAGAACTGAGGCGAGTTCTCGCCATCTGGAAAGGACACCCACCCTCATTCGAGACCGTGGGCAAAAAGTTCGTTGTGTCATGATGACAGGTTCGTTGTTCTACAAGTTGTAGACAGCGGTCGGTTGTGTACTTCGCCGACGAACATTGAATAGGGAGGGTCGCATGTCGACTTGTTCAACGCGCTCAGGCGCTGGGGTTGTCTATTGCCTTGTTGCAGTAATCCTCGCCCTCTGTAGCGCCTTTACACAACCCGCAGCCGCACAAACCCTCGCCTTTACCAACGAGACGGTTCGCGCCGGACTCACCTTCACCCATACGCAGGGCCCACGCTACGGGTTCCTCGGTGCAGGCGGTGTCGCAGCCGATTTCAACAACGATGGCTACATCGACCTATTCGTCCTCGGCGGCGGCGGCGACCCCGACGCACTCTTCATCAACAACGGCATCAATCAGCAAGGCCATGTCACCTTCACCGACCAGGCCCAGCAGTGGGGCGTCAACTTCCGCCACCATTCCTTCGGCGTCTCCGCTGTCGACTTCAACAACGACGGATTCGTCGATCTTTACATCACGTCCTACGGCCCCGTCCCCGGAAACCCAATCGCAGGACGACACAAACTCCTTCGTAACAACGGCCCAGACGCCGAGGGAAACTGGTCCTTTACCGATATCGCCCTCGCTGCCGGCGTCCATCTCCTGCGCCCAGGTCTCGTCGATGGCACCGGTTCGGCATGGGGAGACTACGACCTCGATGGCGACCTCGACCTCTTCGTCGCCTCCTACCAACGCGGCCAACCCGGCAACCGACTCTTCCGCAACGATGGCCTCAACGCCCAAGGCGTCTGGATCTTCACCGATGTCACCAACGTCGCAGGCCTCCACCACACACAAATCGCCGGCTTCATCCCGGGCTTCGTCGATATGAATGGCGATGGATACCCCGAACTCCTCCTCGTCGCCGACTCCGGCACCAGCAAGTACTACATCAACAATCGAAACGGAACCTTCACCGTTGCCACTCACCTCTGCAACGGCATCGAAAGTGCCAACGGCATGGGTTCGGCAATCGGCGACATCAACGCCGACGGACGCCTCGACTGGTACGTCTCCGGCAGTTGGTATGACTTCCTTCAAGGCCCCGGCAACGTCCTCATGGTCGCATCCCCGCATGGCGACTTCGTCAACATCGCACCCGGCACGCCCGTCCAGAATGGCGGCTGGGGCTGGGGCGTCCTGATCGTCGACCTTGATCACGACACCAGGCCCGACCTCGTCGAAACCAACGGCTGGCTTGGCGAGTACCTTGGCGAGCAGTCATACCTCCTTCGAAACCTCGGCGGACTTCAGTTCCAGGAGGTCGCACTTCAAGTTGGATTCGAGCACCACGGTCAAGGCCGCGGCCTCATCCGCTTCGACGCCGACAACGACGGCGATCAGGACCTCGTCATCTTCAGTTGCGGCGAGCCTCTCGCGTTTTTCGAGAATCACCTCATCACCCCCGGAGGCCCAACTCCCACTAACGCAAACTGGATCAACATCAAGTTCGACACCCGACAGCGCGCCACTGTTCCGCCGCACGGCATCGGCACCGTCCTTCAAATCACCGCAGGCGGACTCACTCAGACCGTCCATATCACCAGCAGTTTCTCACACGCCTCCCAAAGCGAAATCGGCGCTCACGTCGGTCTCGGGACCGCAACCACTATCGACATCCTCCGCATCCGCTATCCCGATGGCTCCATCCGCACCTACACCAACATCCCCGCAAATCAGCACCTCCTCATCCACACCCCCGCCCACCGCGCCGACTTCGATGGCTCGGGCACTCTCGACGTCGCCGATGTCCAGGCGATCGTCATCGCATGGCAGGCGCGCGACCTCGCTGCCGACCACAACGGCGACTGGATTCTCGACTTCTTCGATATCCTTCACTTCCTCCGCGATTTTTCCAACTGATCCGATCGAATACACTCCCTTGGTCTGCGCGTGCGACCTCTCGACCATCCCCTTCCCCTCCCGGTCGAGCGGTCGTCGCGCCTTTGTCGAGGTTCCTTATGTCCACGCATGTCGACACCTTCCTTGCACAGCTCGAACAACGAAACCCAAATCAACCCGAGTTCCTTCAAGCCGTTCACGAAGTGCTCGAATCCGTCATGCCCCTTGTCCTCGACACGCCGCGTTATCGCGACGCGGCCATCCTCGAACGACTCACCGAGCCCGATCGCACCATCCGCTTCCGCGTCACATGGGAAGACGATCAGCATCGACTCCGTGTCAACCGGGGATGGCGTGTGCAGTTCACCAATGCCCTCGGTCCATACAAAGGAGGCCTCCGCTTCCATCCCACAGTCAACGAAAGCATTCTCAAGTTCCTCGGCTTTGAACAGATCTTCAAGAACAGCCTCACCGGTCTCATGATGGGCGGCGGCAAGGGCGGCTCCGACTTCGATCCAAAGGGCAAGTCCGACGCAGAGGTCCGCCGCTTCTGCGAAGCTTTCATGCTCGAACTCTTCCGCCACGTCGGCGAAGACACCGATGTCCCCGCTGGCGATATCGGCGTCGGAGCACGCGAAGTCGGATTCATGTTCGGCCAATACCGCCGACTTCGCAACGCACACACCGGCGTCTTCACCGGCAAGGGCACCCCGTGGGGCGGCAGCCATATCCGCACCGAAGCCACCGGCTACGGCTGCGTCGAGTTCTGCCGACTCATGATCGAAAGCGCAGGACACTCCATCGAAGGAAAACGCTGCGTCGTCTCCGGCTCAGGCAACGTCGCGCAGTTCGCCGCACAGCGACTCATCGCCCTCGGCGCCAAAGTCCTCGCGATGTCCGACTCCGGCGGCGTCATCTTCGACGAACAAGGCATCACGCACGAACGCCTCGAATGGATCAAGGATCTCAAGAACAATCGCCGAGGCCGTATCGCCGAGTATGCCAACCACTTCAAAGGCGTCACCTACCGCGAACACGCCGAGCCATGGGACATCCCCTGCGATCTCGCCTTCCCATGCGCCACACAGAACGAAATCTCGAAATCCGAAGCCGAAACGCTCGTCAAAAACAAGACCCTCGCCGTCGTCGAGGGCGCCAACATGCCAACTCACCCCGACGCCATCAAGGTTCTTCACGCCGGCGGTGTCCTCTTCGCGCCCGGCAAGGCCTCAAACGCAGGCGGTGTCGGATGCTCGGGCCTCGAAATGGCGCAAAACGCTGGACGCCTCCAATGGCCCTCCGCAACCGTCGAATCACACCTCTACAAAATCATGGCCTCAATCCACGACACCTGCCTCCAGCACGCCGCATCCGCGCCCCAGCTCCCCAAAGCCCGCCCGAACTATCTCCACGGGGCCAATGTCGGAGGCTTCATCCGCGTCGCAGACGCCATGCTCGATCAAGGTGTCTGGTAGCCCGCCTGCGCCTCCAGCGTCGCCCGCGCCTCATTCCGCGCCTTGTCAACCGCCAGCCGCATCAGCGCCGCCCACATCTCGGCCGCGTCCTCCGCGTCGTCGTAGGGATCGAACGCGTCCAACTCCATCTGGTTGCCCTTTCTCGATTCCACCAGGGCCCACACGCGCACGCCCGTCAGGCTGTCCACGATCTCGGCTTCGATCGCGGCTCCGCCAAGCCCCGCGCCGGTGATCTTCATCCCCGGATGAAGATTCATGATCATCGTCGAACGCGTGATCTGCGTCAGCGCCATGCGCACACGCGCCACCCCCTGGCCCGCGCCCGTAACAATCGTGTAGTCTTCGCCCAGTTCCTTGACCACTTGATCGCGCAGATACGCCGCAAGACGCTCGCCCTCTCCCTCCGGCAGGCCCCTCGTGTTCTCAAGCCGCAGCTCGACCTCATCGACCATGAACCGCTCATACCGCCCCAGGCCTTCAGCGCCCGTGGCCATCCCCAGGCTCAGGTTGTTGCGTTTCGTCAGCCCCTCATACGACGAGAGAAACCCGGTCCGATCCGGCAGTGTCTTCCCGCAGCCGCAGCACGCGATCATCAACACCATCAGCACGGCCGCAAGAATCGAGTGTCGCATCTTCACTTCCTCTCGCTCAAGCTGAGCCTCTTCACACCCGTGACACCGCCGCGCCGCTCTTTGCTCGTTCCACCACCACGCCGTCGAGCAGATGCACCACCCGGTCGGCACGCTCGGCGATCGTCGGATCATGCGTCACCATCACCATCGTGAGCCCGCTCGACGTGCGCAGTTCGGTCAGCACATCCAGAATCCCCTGCCCCGTCGCGCGATCCAGATTGCCCGTCGGCTCGTCGGCCAGCAGCACCTGCGGCTCGT
Protein-coding sequences here:
- the phrB gene encoding deoxyribodipyrimidine photo-lyase; the protein is MRSLIWFRSDLRCNDNTALDEAARRSTRGVVAAFAVTPRQWLDLHHWSASKLSLVLRSVSDLSEQLATRNIALRIITQPDFAALPKALLDLARSTECDALFFNREYEWNERQRDALVSKAFLDAGLAAHSFTDRTLFEPGQIRTKSGTHYTVYSPFKRAAHTLLAEGLPTLRSTPKKRAEMVSTPDPVPNPHDLAAAQPHDALWPEGEAHVRARLDRFAQDALSHYHARRDLLAEPGTSTLSPYLAIGAISIRRCAAVALDMIGPDIDKGPPGPTTWLSELLWREFYTHVLFNFPRVSKGLPFRLDTQHINWDHNPDHLAAWKAGRTGYPIVDAAMRQLLATGWMHNRARMIAAMFLTKDLGLDWRLGEQHFMQHLVDGDLANNNGGWQWSASTGTDAQPYFRIFNPITQSQRFDPQGHYIRRYVHEIAHLDDHAIHDPSSLGLAAAALDYPPPIVDHAAARARTLARFTVS
- the gdhA gene encoding NADP-specific glutamate dehydrogenase, producing the protein MSTHVDTFLAQLEQRNPNQPEFLQAVHEVLESVMPLVLDTPRYRDAAILERLTEPDRTIRFRVTWEDDQHRLRVNRGWRVQFTNALGPYKGGLRFHPTVNESILKFLGFEQIFKNSLTGLMMGGGKGGSDFDPKGKSDAEVRRFCEAFMLELFRHVGEDTDVPAGDIGVGAREVGFMFGQYRRLRNAHTGVFTGKGTPWGGSHIRTEATGYGCVEFCRLMIESAGHSIEGKRCVVSGSGNVAQFAAQRLIALGAKVLAMSDSGGVIFDEQGITHERLEWIKDLKNNRRGRIAEYANHFKGVTYREHAEPWDIPCDLAFPCATQNEISKSEAETLVKNKTLAVVEGANMPTHPDAIKVLHAGGVLFAPGKASNAGGVGCSGLEMAQNAGRLQWPSATVESHLYKIMASIHDTCLQHAASAPQLPKARPNYLHGANVGGFIRVADAMLDQGVW
- a CDS encoding DUF3313 domain-containing protein, which codes for MRHSILAAVLMVLMIACCGCGKTLPDRTGFLSSYEGLTKRNNLSLGMATGAEGLGRYERFMVDEVELRLENTRGLPEGEGERLAAYLRDQVVKELGEDYTIVTGAGQGVARVRMALTQITRSTMIMNLHPGMKITGAGLGGAAIEAEIVDSLTGVRVWALVESRKGNQMELDAFDPYDDAEDAAEMWAALMRLAVDKARNEARATLEAQAGYQTP
- a CDS encoding CRTAC1 family protein, with the translated sequence MSTCSTRSGAGVVYCLVAVILALCSAFTQPAAAQTLAFTNETVRAGLTFTHTQGPRYGFLGAGGVAADFNNDGYIDLFVLGGGGDPDALFINNGINQQGHVTFTDQAQQWGVNFRHHSFGVSAVDFNNDGFVDLYITSYGPVPGNPIAGRHKLLRNNGPDAEGNWSFTDIALAAGVHLLRPGLVDGTGSAWGDYDLDGDLDLFVASYQRGQPGNRLFRNDGLNAQGVWIFTDVTNVAGLHHTQIAGFIPGFVDMNGDGYPELLLVADSGTSKYYINNRNGTFTVATHLCNGIESANGMGSAIGDINADGRLDWYVSGSWYDFLQGPGNVLMVASPHGDFVNIAPGTPVQNGGWGWGVLIVDLDHDTRPDLVETNGWLGEYLGEQSYLLRNLGGLQFQEVALQVGFEHHGQGRGLIRFDADNDGDQDLVIFSCGEPLAFFENHLITPGGPTPTNANWINIKFDTRQRATVPPHGIGTVLQITAGGLTQTVHITSSFSHASQSEIGAHVGLGTATTIDILRIRYPDGSIRTYTNIPANQHLLIHTPAHRADFDGSGTLDVADVQAIVIAWQARDLAADHNGDWILDFFDILHFLRDFSN